The proteins below are encoded in one region of Apium graveolens cultivar Ventura chromosome 4, ASM990537v1, whole genome shotgun sequence:
- the LOC141717856 gene encoding BES1/BZR1 homolog protein 2-like: MTAGGAIGRLPTWKERENNKRRERRRRAISAKIYAGLRAQGNFKLPKHCDNNEVLKALCNEAGWIVQEDGTTYRKGCKPPPGEIIAGTPTNMSACSSMQPSPMSSAFPSPAPSYHASPTSSSFPSPTRESNPSSYILPFLCNLAAIPSSLPPLRISNSAPVTPPLSSPTSRGSKRPEWELPTNNSMLFRHPLFAASAPASPTRRHHHHHFTPATIPECDESDASTVDSGRWVSFQAAPSQAVPTSPTFNLVKPVAHQIGAVDTHGGLGWGAAAKRARGPEFEFESCTVRAWEGERIHEVGVDDLELTLGSGKAH, encoded by the exons ATGACGGCCGGGGGAGCAATAGGAAGATTACCAACATGGAAAGAGAGAGAAAACAacaaaagaagagagagaagaagaagagctatatctgcaaagatatatgCTGGTCTTAGAGCTCAAGGTAATTTCAAGCTTCCTAAACATTGTGATAATAATGAAGTCTTGAAAGCTCTTTGTAATGAAGCTGGTTGGATTGTCCAAGAAGATGGCACTACTTACAGAAAG GGATGCAAGCCACCCCCTGGTGAGATAATTGCAGGCACTCCGACAAATATGAGCGCATGTTCATCAATGCAACCGAGCCCAATGTCATCAGCATTCCCTAGTCCAGCACCTTCTTACCATGCCAGCCCTACATCTTCATCTTTCCCTAGCCCTACTCGTGAGTCGAATCCTTCATCCTACATTCTTCCTTTTCTTTGCAACTTAGCTGCTATTccttcttctctccctcctcttcGAATATCCAACAGTGCCCCAGTAACACCGCCCCTTTCTTCCCCAACTTCAAGAGGTTCAAAGAGACCCGAATGGGAGCTGCCTACTAATAACTCAATGTTGTTTCGCCACCCGCTTTTTGCTGCCTCTGCCCCTGCTAGCCCTACTCGTCGTCATCACCACCACCATTTCACACCAGCCACGATTCCCGAGTGTGACGAGTCTGATGCCTCCACAGTGGATTCTGGAAGGTGGGTTAGTTTCCAGGCAGCACCGTCCCAGGCTGTGCCTACATCGCCCACATTTAATCTTGTCAAACCAGTTGCTCACCAGATTGGTGCAGTTGATACTCATGGGGGATTGGGCTGGGGAGCAGCAGCAAAGAGGGCGCGAGGGCCAGAATTTGAGTTTGAAAGTTGCACGGTAAGGGCTTGGGAGGGAGAGAGGATACATGAGGTTGGGGTAGATGATTTGGAGCTTACTCTTGGTAGCGGGAAGGCTCATTAA